The DNA region TGCGGGGTTATGGGATAACCGAAATAGCCCCGCATTCCGGCGCGAATCGCGGCCTCAGCCAGGGCCTCATTACCTTTCATGAATTTGATATCACCCAATTGATCCTCCCTTTTTCATTCCGTTTTCTTGTACACGGTGATTGCCGCGTCCGGGCACATGACTGAACAGTTCATGCAAGCGATACACTTTTCTTCATCTGCCTGGTACGCAAAGTGCAGCCCGTGGGAATTGGTGTCCGTTGTGTTTAGAGCGAGACACTTGGTGGGGCAGTTGAGTACGCAAAGGTTACAGCCTTTGCATACTTCTTTGTCGATTTCAACGTAGCCTTTGGCCGGCATTTAGACCTCCTGTGACGCCTGTGAGAGGCGGAGCGTAATTATTCATTATACGCGCCGGAGGTCAAAATGCAAGCGATTATTCAGCCAAAACCGTCTAAGAAACCATCTTTTGAGCCCGTTTTGGGTGTGGTATACTATAAAAACCATGAAAGATTTCATTAAGCGCAACATGCGCCCCATTCTGTTTGCCGCCAGTGTTCTCCTGACCATTCTTCTGGGGGTGGTTGCCGGCATTATCCTGGTTTTCCAGAAAGGATTCCCCCAACAGATTAAAAACCTGGAAGATATCAAACCCGTGGTCATGACCACGGTATTTGACCGTCATGGCGAACCGGTTCGTGATTTTGCCATAGAAAAACGGCTGATCGTCCGCCGCACGGACCTGCCGGATGTGCTGATCCACTCGCTGGTGGCCTCAGAAGACCGGCAGTTCTACTCCCATTGGGGCATCAACTTCAAGGGCACAATGCGGGCGATTGTGGGGCGTGTATTCGGCCGGGATTGGGGAGGAGGAAGTTCCATCACCCAGCAACTGGCCAGAGGACTCTTTTTGAACCCCCGGGTATCGATGAAACGTAAATTCAACGAAATGCTGCTGGCCATCCAAATCGAAAAAAATTACACCAAAGAGCAAATCATCACCTATTACGTGAACAAGATATTTCTTGGGGGGAGTGTGTACGGAGTCGAAGCTGCGTCACGCTATTACTTCGGCAAATCCGTCTCTGAAATCAATGTTGAGGAAGCCGCGCTGCTGACGGCCTTAATCCCGTCTCCCAACCTGTTGTTCAATGCTTTCCGCAACGCAAAAGATAAAAAAGAACGCCTGACACATCTCAGAAACCGCCGCAACCGCATCCTTCAGCACATGCAGGAGATGGGTTTTATCGATAAAGCCGCATACCGGAATGCCGTTGATAAGGAGATTCCCGTCAAACCTCACGAATCGGAAGTTGAATCCCTGGGAGACTATTTCCTGGAAGAAACACGCCGCTATCTGGAATCCAAGTACGGAGACAACCTGCTCTACAAAGGCGGCCTGAAAGTCTACACCTCCCTGGACAAAAGCATGCAGGCCTGGGCGGAGAGCGCATTGCGGGAAGGCCTGCGTGAACTGGACAAGCGCCGTGGCTGGCGGACCAAACCCGGCCTGACCAACCTGCTGGAAAAGGGTGAAGACATCACCGCCATTCGCCTGCCCGAGTGGCGGCGAATGAAACTGCGCAGCGGGGAAATCGTTCCGGGTATCATCACGGAGGTTGAGCGCAGGTATGCAACAGTACGCATCAGCCATCTGACGGGGAAACTAGATGCCAGGGAAGCGGCATGGACGAAAATGCTCCTGACCCGAATCCTGAAAAAAGGTGATGTGGCGCTTTTTCGACTACTGGAAATCCCGGAAGGCGCCCGCATTGAAGAGGAGAGCAATCAACAAAATGAAAACCAGCCTCTGTTGCGACTGGGGCTGGAGCAAGAGCCGGAAGTCCAGGGCGCGATCATGGCGGTGGACAACGAAACCGGCCAGGTCCGCGCCATGGTGGGCGGCTACGATTTTTCCAAAAGCGAGTTCAACAACGCCACCCAGGCGGGGCGTCAGACAGGTTCGACTTTCAAACCCATCATCTACACGGCCGCCCTGGAAAACGGATACACCCCGGCCACGGTGATCGTTGATGAACCCTTTTCCTACTATGACGCCAAAATCGATGAGATCTGGGAACCCCGAAACATCACCCTGGACTTCCTTGGACCGTTGACCCTGCGGAGAGCCTTGCAGAAATCCCGGAACGTGGTGTCCGCCAGGCTGGTTGAGCAACTCACACCCGCAAGGATCGTGGACTACGGCCGGCGTTTCGGGATCACTTCGAACCTGCAACCCTTCATGTCCATCTCGCTGGGCAGTTTCGGCGTGCCCCTGCAGGAGATGGTAGCCGCTTTCACGGTGTTTCCCAATCTGGGGATCCGGGTCACTCCTTACCTGATTCGCGAAATCCGTGACCCGAACGGTCATATTGTTGAGGAGAATTTTCCCAACCGCAAATTGGTTGTCGACCGTGACACAGCCTACGTCATGAATTACCTGCTCCAGGGAGTCGTGCAAATGGGCAGCGGTTGGCGGGCCCGCCACCTGGATGCGCCCATCGGCGGTAAAACCGGTA from Candidatus Aminicenantes bacterium includes:
- a CDS encoding 4Fe-4S dicluster domain-containing protein, whose translation is MPAKGYVEIDKEVCKGCNLCVLNCPTKCLALNTTDTNSHGLHFAYQADEEKCIACMNCSVMCPDAAITVYKKTE
- a CDS encoding PBP1A family penicillin-binding protein yields the protein MKDFIKRNMRPILFAASVLLTILLGVVAGIILVFQKGFPQQIKNLEDIKPVVMTTVFDRHGEPVRDFAIEKRLIVRRTDLPDVLIHSLVASEDRQFYSHWGINFKGTMRAIVGRVFGRDWGGGSSITQQLARGLFLNPRVSMKRKFNEMLLAIQIEKNYTKEQIITYYVNKIFLGGSVYGVEAASRYYFGKSVSEINVEEAALLTALIPSPNLLFNAFRNAKDKKERLTHLRNRRNRILQHMQEMGFIDKAAYRNAVDKEIPVKPHESEVESLGDYFLEETRRYLESKYGDNLLYKGGLKVYTSLDKSMQAWAESALREGLRELDKRRGWRTKPGLTNLLEKGEDITAIRLPEWRRMKLRSGEIVPGIITEVERRYATVRISHLTGKLDAREAAWTKMLLTRILKKGDVALFRLLEIPEGARIEEESNQQNENQPLLRLGLEQEPEVQGAIMAVDNETGQVRAMVGGYDFSKSEFNNATQAGRQTGSTFKPIIYTAALENGYTPATVIVDEPFSYYDAKIDEIWEPRNITLDFLGPLTLRRALQKSRNVVSARLVEQLTPARIVDYGRRFGITSNLQPFMSISLGSFGVPLQEMVAAFTVFPNLGIRVTPYLIREIRDPNGHIVEENFPNRKLVVDRDTAYVMNYLLQGVVQMGSGWRARHLDAPIGGKTGTTNDNTDAWFIGFSPSVTVGVWVGYSIPRSMGEGETGSRAAAPIFVRFMEKYLETYPEKESTYPKPPGVVFVKIDGFTGKLWTPECLHPLNEAFINGTESTEFCRPEEHMRFQGYFDNIPDTEEAAETGAENQ